One Roseibium sp. HPY-6 genomic region harbors:
- a CDS encoding adenylate/guanylate cyclase domain-containing protein: protein MSGLTPTDLPVAGDEIRSEMREVVDWLLTDGRELSDIGDLLEKLATRLQHKKLPLFKMFIGIQQLHPELFAETFVWEDTKGVVRIDRPHGDQKQTQFKEGPIPLILAGAEMVRVDLKENGLDLEYLQGRSLRQEGATDVVFFGLPFSGDRPQVLCLATTFAEGFSEDHIAKASSILTALATVTELMTAEATSRRLLDLYVGQDAGQRVLNGEIRRGAGQTISGVIWFCDLAGFTAMSEVLPRDELIQTLNQFFDAMAPPIEVKGGTVLKFMGDGMLAFFQLPSAKPAQTEICTAIATAAQEASNNVIVLNDSRIREGLNPLSFGIALHAGDVMYGNVGSAHRLDFTVIGPAVNYAARIEAISRTVEPKIIVSAEFHNLLNQALPSLGLHRFRGLEGEHEVFSLPNATL from the coding sequence ATGTCCGGTCTTACCCCAACAGATCTGCCCGTTGCCGGTGACGAAATACGATCCGAAATGCGAGAGGTTGTGGATTGGCTCCTGACCGATGGTCGGGAATTATCGGATATTGGAGACCTGCTTGAAAAGCTTGCGACACGCTTGCAGCACAAAAAGTTACCGCTCTTCAAGATGTTTATCGGGATACAGCAGCTTCACCCCGAGCTTTTTGCGGAAACCTTTGTTTGGGAAGACACAAAGGGCGTTGTCAGAATTGACCGGCCGCACGGCGATCAAAAACAGACGCAATTCAAAGAAGGGCCAATTCCGCTGATATTGGCGGGAGCGGAGATGGTGCGGGTCGACTTAAAGGAAAACGGGTTAGATCTAGAGTATTTACAAGGTCGCTCCCTTCGCCAGGAAGGCGCAACAGATGTCGTTTTCTTTGGACTTCCCTTTAGTGGCGATCGTCCCCAAGTGCTCTGTCTCGCGACAACTTTCGCGGAAGGCTTTTCAGAAGACCATATTGCCAAAGCCAGCTCTATCCTGACTGCATTGGCAACGGTCACGGAATTGATGACGGCTGAGGCAACAAGCCGGCGTCTCTTGGATCTATATGTTGGGCAGGATGCTGGTCAGCGTGTTTTGAACGGAGAAATACGGCGTGGTGCCGGACAGACAATCAGCGGAGTTATCTGGTTCTGTGACCTTGCAGGGTTTACTGCTATGAGCGAGGTGTTGCCTCGCGACGAATTGATCCAGACGCTTAACCAGTTCTTCGATGCCATGGCACCGCCCATCGAAGTGAAGGGCGGGACAGTCTTAAAATTTATGGGAGATGGCATGCTGGCCTTTTTCCAGCTGCCGTCCGCAAAGCCCGCCCAAACCGAGATCTGCACGGCGATCGCAACCGCAGCTCAGGAAGCATCAAACAACGTAATTGTTCTCAATGACAGCAGGATTAGAGAAGGCTTGAACCCGCTCTCTTTCGGTATCGCACTGCATGCCGGAGATGTCATGTATGGCAATGTGGGCTCCGCCCACCGGCTTGATTTTACCGTCATAGGTCCAGCCGTGAACTATGCGGCGCGCATAGAAGCAATTTCCCGAACTGTAGAGCCCAAGATCATTGTCTCTGCAGAATTCCATAATCTTCTCAATCAAGCTCTCCCGAGCTTGGGATTGCATCGGTTTCGAGGGCTTGAAGGCGAGCATGAAGTGTTTTCCCTTCCAAACGCAACCCTCTGA
- a CDS encoding calcium-binding protein, which yields MPLPTLEEVINSYNYGSTTTPADFTDETLIRNTSGTSTIVVDVLDYMNMSSGPGRFALASNFTLLKQFFTAPIVVREYLFDLGASQGANVVRLSKSDMLNYYGLADIGLSVDQKDWDDGSGDYVDRTYIWGNTSFQINNDVEFVITKTTNSNGIVLFEMSLENFYIEPRRELQGQGNYRPEDFDFISDPNDTTTAETQEASERAIDPSGIGRTVSLEFNTGVFTPRNYDYYDFLADELKTDQYYQKFEFSLERQDLLAAGVQNNFDDLFQNGETTTLFNDKLIIYGTVDDDLMYNSITRLGYDVTDETKIVSKFFGLRSFEFELPQHNKTGNGFVFVSGAGADDLYGAEKNDHLFGGSGFDQLFGGEGRDELFGGNDADELSGGTKDGVLTGLVLAGGTDISTLFFDDEEQDVLEGGAGDDAYFIHRAEHATNADNVDPLTYFDFIEGWDVGYNVRSGIHFDDTLARFDTVDRIKDVDGDGELQIQDRLGSSVHLNSFNWNFEHIAYQGVDFYADTFQSIAAFVNDGDLYFMRSYYQAEFGDQIDAYWSGYVATVIIEDFQNGQFNFTLPTGDQGTNGNNAPTLTPPAPGEGAFYNGLDGDDIIVGTAFDDALRGDAGNDQVSGGDGNDDVSGGEGNDTVSGDDGNDFVSGGAGNDNISGGSGDDWIRGGAGRDTISGGAGNDTIYFDNGDYFWTSGVPIDIGGSGIDTLIIETGSKFNTAGLSWYGFERFQGAEKDDRVDGNDSSVDYWLDGGAGNDLLTGNAGNDTLLGGDGDDTLRGGAGQDEYLGGAGNDTIYYASGDLFWDSGTPKDIGGAGVDKLIIEQGSKFNTSGLSWYGFEQFEGAEKDDVVKGNDASVEYFLDGGAGSDELRGHNSSDTLIGGVGDDELWGRAGSDTFVFRDGETGHDTISDFTAGAMTDDIIEFSSSVFNSFVDVIAATTDDGTSSTITIDANTSIILTNVLVSELHQDDFNFV from the coding sequence ATGCCGTTACCTACACTGGAAGAAGTAATTAATAGCTACAATTATGGATCCACAACAACGCCGGCCGACTTTACAGATGAAACCTTAATTCGCAATACTTCTGGAACATCTACGATTGTCGTCGACGTTCTTGACTACATGAACATGAGTTCGGGTCCAGGTCGCTTCGCGCTTGCTTCTAATTTTACCCTGCTGAAACAGTTTTTTACTGCTCCGATTGTTGTCCGAGAATACTTATTTGATCTCGGCGCTTCACAAGGAGCCAATGTAGTAAGACTTTCTAAGTCAGATATGTTGAATTACTACGGGCTAGCCGACATTGGGCTTTCTGTTGATCAGAAAGACTGGGACGATGGTTCTGGGGACTATGTTGACCGCACCTATATTTGGGGGAATACAAGTTTCCAAATAAATAATGACGTGGAATTTGTCATAACAAAAACTACAAATAGTAACGGCATTGTTCTTTTTGAAATGTCTCTCGAAAATTTTTATATCGAGCCACGTAGAGAACTCCAAGGCCAAGGAAACTATCGACCTGAAGATTTTGATTTTATTTCAGACCCAAATGATACGACCACTGCCGAGACCCAAGAGGCTTCGGAACGAGCAATAGACCCTTCGGGTATTGGTCGAACCGTATCGCTTGAGTTCAATACCGGAGTATTTACTCCAAGAAATTATGACTATTACGATTTCTTAGCTGACGAACTTAAGACTGATCAATACTATCAAAAGTTCGAATTTTCACTCGAGAGACAAGACTTACTCGCTGCCGGGGTGCAAAATAACTTTGATGATTTGTTTCAAAATGGCGAAACTACCACGTTATTCAACGACAAACTAATCATTTACGGTACTGTTGATGATGACCTGATGTATAACTCCATAACTAGGCTCGGTTACGATGTAACTGATGAGACGAAAATAGTTTCAAAGTTCTTCGGTCTCAGAAGTTTTGAATTTGAGCTTCCTCAACATAACAAAACCGGAAATGGCTTTGTTTTTGTTAGTGGTGCTGGTGCCGATGACCTCTACGGCGCTGAAAAAAACGATCATCTCTTTGGCGGAAGCGGATTTGATCAATTGTTCGGCGGCGAAGGACGTGATGAACTGTTTGGTGGAAACGATGCAGATGAACTGTCGGGCGGTACGAAGGATGGTGTGTTAACCGGTCTAGTGCTAGCAGGCGGAACTGATATCTCTACACTGTTTTTTGATGATGAAGAGCAAGATGTACTTGAAGGAGGAGCGGGTGATGATGCATATTTTATTCATCGCGCTGAACACGCAACAAACGCAGATAACGTAGATCCACTTACATACTTCGACTTCATCGAAGGTTGGGACGTTGGTTACAATGTTCGTAGTGGAATTCATTTTGATGATACTCTTGCGCGATTCGACACTGTTGACAGGATTAAGGATGTTGATGGAGACGGAGAGCTTCAGATTCAGGACCGCCTTGGCAGCTCCGTTCATCTAAATTCGTTCAATTGGAACTTCGAACACATTGCTTATCAGGGCGTAGATTTCTACGCGGACACTTTTCAGTCAATCGCGGCATTCGTGAATGATGGCGATCTTTATTTCATGCGAAGCTACTATCAGGCGGAGTTTGGTGACCAGATCGACGCCTATTGGTCTGGCTATGTAGCAACCGTCATCATTGAAGATTTTCAAAACGGTCAATTTAACTTCACCCTTCCAACCGGTGATCAAGGTACAAACGGTAACAACGCGCCAACATTAACCCCTCCTGCACCAGGTGAAGGAGCCTTTTACAATGGTCTTGATGGTGACGATATCATTGTTGGCACTGCATTTGACGACGCGTTGCGTGGAGACGCTGGAAACGACCAGGTGTCCGGTGGCGACGGCAATGATGACGTTAGCGGCGGTGAGGGCAACGACACTGTTTCTGGTGACGATGGCAATGACTTTGTGAGCGGTGGAGCTGGCAATGACAATATTTCTGGTGGTTCCGGAGACGACTGGATAAGGGGTGGTGCAGGCCGGGATACAATTTCGGGCGGCGCTGGAAACGATACTATTTATTTCGATAATGGTGACTATTTCTGGACCTCGGGCGTTCCCATCGACATTGGCGGTTCAGGAATTGACACTTTGATTATCGAAACCGGTTCAAAGTTTAATACTGCAGGCCTTTCTTGGTATGGCTTTGAGCGCTTCCAAGGCGCTGAGAAAGATGACCGTGTTGATGGAAACGATTCTTCTGTTGACTATTGGCTTGATGGAGGTGCCGGCAACGACCTGCTGACTGGAAACGCAGGTAACGATACACTTCTCGGCGGCGACGGCGACGATACGTTGCGTGGTGGCGCTGGCCAAGATGAGTATCTTGGTGGTGCAGGCAATGACACGATCTATTACGCCTCAGGTGACTTGTTTTGGGATAGCGGCACGCCAAAGGACATTGGTGGTGCAGGAGTCGACAAGCTTATCATTGAACAAGGGTCCAAATTCAATACGTCCGGCCTGTCTTGGTATGGCTTCGAACAATTCGAAGGTGCTGAAAAAGACGATGTCGTTAAAGGGAATGACGCGTCAGTAGAGTATTTTCTTGACGGCGGCGCGGGAAGTGACGAGCTCAGAGGGCACAACAGTTCCGACACTCTGATTGGCGGTGTTGGTGATGACGAGCTATGGGGAAGAGCAGGTAGCGATACATTTGTTTTCCGAGATGGTGAAACAGGCCATGATACCATCTCTGACTTTACTGCAGGCGCGATGACCGATGACATCATTGAATTTAGTTCGTCAGTTTTCAACTCTTTTGTGGACGTAATTGCGGCTACTACAGACGACGGTACATCCTCGACAATCACCATCGATGCAAACACGAGCATCATCTTGACAAATGTGCTTGTAAGTGAGCTTCACCAAGACGACTTTAATTTCGTCTAG
- a CDS encoding GrpB family protein, producing MALTLTSKMTAYDVEWPSMFIAERDRIAIAFGAELVAVHHVGSTAVPGLAAKPEIDLLVEVHTHQDTHQVDNFMRSCGYIRGKDLTAEHHFYRKDENGVRTHKVHVCTTGHWQIARMLRFRDRLRRDADLRRQYQDLKLNLESENTDGIREYLAKKAPFIDAVVGPKPTS from the coding sequence ATGGCTTTGACGCTTACAAGTAAGATGACGGCTTATGATGTAGAATGGCCAAGTATGTTCATTGCGGAACGAGATCGTATTGCCATTGCTTTTGGTGCAGAACTTGTTGCTGTGCATCATGTTGGCAGTACAGCAGTTCCCGGGTTGGCTGCAAAACCGGAAATCGATCTTTTGGTTGAAGTGCACACTCATCAAGACACCCACCAAGTCGACAACTTTATGCGGTCATGTGGCTATATTCGTGGCAAGGACTTAACAGCAGAACATCATTTTTACCGGAAAGACGAGAACGGTGTTCGTACGCACAAGGTTCATGTGTGTACAACGGGTCATTGGCAAATCGCGAGGATGCTACGTTTCCGAGATCGACTTCGTCGCGATGCTGACTTGAGACGTCAGTATCAGGACCTAAAGCTCAATCTAGAGTCTGAAAACACTGATGGTATCAGAGAATACTTAGCCAAAAAGGCTCCATTTATAGACGCTGTCGTTGGCCCCAAGCCAACAAGCTAG
- a CDS encoding phosphotransferase → MGWEALGLWGKDATRIEPLAGGVANDVWSVRIRGCLAVARLGTRNNADLAWETKLLQHLDGEGLTVPLPIPTMDGRFHADSLVVMEYLEGGPPETKADWSRVAKTLRRLHQLTQDWPQRPGWRSSIELLHTDTGTKINLNKMPPEGVARCRAAWARLNGHHTCVVHGNPANPSNIRMTADRVGLIDWDEAHVDVPDLDLVLPHNAGDLVGVNREIAERASAAWEATVCWDDDYAKKRLAEVQGD, encoded by the coding sequence GTGGGATGGGAAGCACTTGGACTATGGGGCAAAGACGCAACCCGTATAGAACCACTTGCTGGTGGTGTCGCAAACGATGTTTGGAGCGTAAGAATCCGTGGATGCCTCGCGGTCGCCCGTCTCGGCACTAGGAACAACGCTGATCTTGCTTGGGAAACCAAGCTTCTTCAACACCTCGATGGTGAAGGTCTGACAGTACCACTGCCGATTCCGACAATGGACGGTCGATTTCACGCAGACAGTTTAGTGGTAATGGAATACCTAGAAGGTGGACCACCGGAAACGAAAGCCGACTGGTCTCGAGTTGCTAAAACGCTTCGACGGCTTCACCAGTTAACGCAGGATTGGCCGCAACGCCCAGGCTGGCGGTCATCGATTGAACTGCTTCACACTGACACTGGCACGAAGATTAACCTCAACAAAATGCCGCCAGAGGGGGTTGCTCGATGCAGAGCCGCATGGGCACGGCTCAACGGACATCACACTTGTGTTGTACACGGCAACCCCGCCAACCCCAGCAACATCCGTATGACGGCGGATCGTGTCGGACTGATCGACTGGGACGAGGCGCATGTTGACGTCCCCGATCTTGACCTAGTGCTGCCTCACAATGCTGGCGATCTAGTCGGGGTTAACCGCGAAATTGCAGAGCGAGCGTCGGCCGCCTGGGAAGCCACGGTTTGTTGGGACGACGACTACGCAAAAAAACGACTTGCCGAAGTTCAAGGGGATTGA
- a CDS encoding helix-turn-helix domain-containing protein, whose translation MSANDLIKVPNSLWHALKSIPIKRAAILQRAKLPASVVTQERKINTEQLFDLWDALESIVGPDIGLELTKTVNVTTLPPSFLVAYHAKDVGEALYRVARFIGLSTCVDVRIAIDGDDCCVTCNWPHAKRAEPNALTDSTYSFLVNMVRVGTGQRITPRCMDLCRSQSTDIQDWFDCPINWNAQEARLVFDRKDLSISFVSYNRELVEMLDAVLDADLQQSKQSKSLTEQVRWHLKRALAAGQPGLRSIARDLAISERSLQRHLKDEGQSFKSLLSDTRHLLACEYLSEKDRDIREVAYLLGYDNQRSFFRAFRKWERKTPTEWRSALVSGPEKVPIDH comes from the coding sequence ATGTCTGCTAACGATCTCATAAAGGTCCCAAATTCGCTATGGCATGCTCTCAAGAGCATACCGATCAAGCGCGCTGCAATCCTACAACGAGCAAAACTTCCAGCCAGCGTTGTTACGCAAGAAAGGAAGATCAACACCGAACAGCTCTTTGATTTGTGGGATGCCTTGGAGAGTATAGTAGGCCCAGACATTGGTCTTGAGCTGACAAAGACTGTTAATGTCACAACACTACCACCGTCGTTTCTGGTGGCATATCACGCAAAAGATGTGGGCGAGGCGCTTTACCGAGTGGCTCGGTTTATCGGTCTGTCGACTTGCGTGGACGTGCGGATCGCTATAGACGGCGACGACTGCTGCGTCACATGCAATTGGCCCCACGCCAAAAGGGCAGAGCCGAACGCACTTACAGATTCTACATATTCATTCCTCGTGAACATGGTCAGGGTGGGAACAGGGCAAAGGATTACGCCTAGATGTATGGACCTGTGCCGTAGCCAAAGCACTGACATCCAGGACTGGTTCGACTGCCCTATCAATTGGAACGCGCAAGAGGCGCGTTTGGTGTTTGATCGCAAAGATCTGAGCATTTCATTCGTCAGCTACAATCGAGAATTAGTTGAAATGTTGGACGCTGTTCTCGATGCCGATCTGCAGCAATCCAAACAGAGCAAATCTCTCACCGAACAAGTCCGCTGGCACCTCAAACGTGCCTTGGCTGCTGGCCAACCAGGGCTACGGAGTATCGCACGGGATCTGGCCATCAGCGAGCGTTCTCTGCAACGGCACCTAAAGGACGAAGGCCAAAGCTTCAAATCACTGCTGTCTGACACCCGCCACTTACTGGCGTGCGAATACTTGTCCGAAAAAGATCGCGATATCAGAGAGGTAGCGTACTTGCTTGGATACGACAATCAACGCTCGTTTTTCCGCGCATTCCGAAAGTGGGAACGTAAAACACCCACAGAATGGCGTTCTGCGTTAGTGAGCGGGCCGGAGAAAGTGCCGATAGACCACTAG
- a CDS encoding SDR family oxidoreductase: MNHAGDPDALRRDWMQMSNIEGKVALVAGGGSGIGEAIAIAFAANGVRVVVSDLRVDMAENVAALIKSSGGDAIALAMDVSQQADIDRAMNKTISIYGQIDMLVNSAGFISPQPLTEAGIDVWRKSFEVNVEGALLLARTALPHLRKSDIASVVNISSLAGASAFPNGGSYGSSKAALIQLSQTMGIEWAEHGVRVNVINPGAIRTPLLIEALPEATQKSVVQRIPMKRMGVPREIADLALFLCSPAASYITAQQICCDGGRSQALMADLD, from the coding sequence ATGAACCATGCTGGTGATCCTGATGCCCTACGCCGCGACTGGATGCAGATGTCCAACATAGAGGGCAAGGTCGCTCTAGTCGCCGGCGGTGGCAGCGGGATCGGCGAGGCGATTGCCATAGCCTTTGCTGCAAACGGGGTCCGCGTCGTGGTCTCTGATCTTCGCGTGGATATGGCGGAGAACGTCGCAGCCTTAATCAAATCAAGTGGTGGCGATGCCATTGCTCTTGCGATGGATGTCTCGCAGCAAGCGGATATCGATAGAGCTATGAATAAGACAATATCCATCTACGGTCAGATTGACATGCTGGTGAACTCCGCCGGGTTTATTTCGCCGCAACCGCTTACGGAGGCGGGAATTGACGTCTGGCGAAAATCCTTCGAGGTCAATGTGGAGGGTGCGCTTTTGCTGGCCCGCACAGCCCTCCCTCATCTAAGGAAGAGTGACATAGCCTCGGTGGTGAACATTTCGTCTTTGGCTGGAGCCAGTGCCTTTCCAAACGGCGGATCATATGGGAGCAGCAAGGCCGCCTTGATCCAGTTGTCGCAGACTATGGGTATCGAGTGGGCAGAACATGGTGTCCGGGTCAATGTGATCAACCCTGGTGCCATTCGGACACCTCTGTTGATCGAAGCCTTGCCAGAGGCAACTCAGAAGTCTGTTGTGCAGCGCATTCCTATGAAACGCATGGGCGTGCCACGCGAGATCGCCGATCTTGCGTTGTTCCTTTGCTCACCAGCCGCCTCCTACATCACGGCGCAGCAGATTTGTTGCGATGGTGGCAGGTCCCAAGCCCTGATGGCAGATCTAGATTGA
- a CDS encoding nuclear transport factor 2 family protein — translation MKGTDMTNRMDQMIDEFEVRRVVEGYMHAVDSNDYGGIAACFMEDAALTYAMDPFKFIGGKAVADWMRSFDEIPTTHTVSNCRIVVDGDTASSDMFATAVIVIGESGPGSIQTVGVRYTDDLQRTAAGWKISKRTHAIIWQINNEAVPVGLDVES, via the coding sequence ATGAAAGGAACCGACATGACAAACCGAATGGATCAAATGATCGACGAGTTTGAAGTGCGACGAGTTGTTGAGGGGTACATGCACGCGGTCGATAGCAACGACTACGGCGGGATCGCGGCTTGCTTCATGGAGGACGCGGCTCTTACCTATGCGATGGACCCGTTCAAATTCATCGGAGGGAAAGCAGTAGCTGATTGGATGCGCTCTTTCGATGAGATTCCAACAACCCATACGGTCAGCAATTGTCGCATCGTCGTCGATGGCGACACGGCGTCTTCGGACATGTTCGCCACCGCAGTGATTGTTATCGGCGAGTCTGGGCCGGGCTCAATTCAAACGGTTGGGGTCCGTTACACAGATGATCTCCAGCGAACGGCTGCGGGCTGGAAGATCTCCAAACGAACGCATGCGATCATTTGGCAAATCAACAATGAAGCGGTGCCCGTCGGGCTGGACGTTGAATCTTGA
- a CDS encoding SDR family oxidoreductase, giving the protein MNADRPEEMMATQPMTRFGEPEEVARMGQFLMCEATYSTGSEFLVDGGMVTGQRAIAKAN; this is encoded by the coding sequence ATGAATGCCGACCGGCCCGAAGAGATGATGGCAACGCAGCCTATGACGCGCTTTGGCGAACCCGAAGAGGTCGCCCGCATGGGCCAGTTCCTGATGTGCGAAGCGACCTATTCAACCGGCAGCGAATTCCTGGTCGATGGCGGAATGGTCACAGGCCAGCGGGCGATCGCAAAAGCCAACTAA
- a CDS encoding HAD-IA family hydrolase has translation MSKKKASFGWYLIKAKCLMLDVDGVVYSTIAGYQRPHAGFYSFAKQTTGYLPEELLVVNDKQENVDAAKAAGWKTVHWADRNATVPFTAAVSA, from the coding sequence TTGAGCAAAAAGAAAGCAAGTTTTGGATGGTACCTGATAAAGGCCAAATGTCTGATGCTTGATGTGGATGGTGTCGTTTATTCCACAATAGCTGGTTATCAAAGGCCTCATGCCGGTTTCTATTCTTTTGCTAAGCAGACGACCGGGTATTTGCCAGAAGAGCTGCTTGTGGTCAACGACAAACAGGAAAACGTTGATGCAGCTAAAGCAGCAGGTTGGAAGACCGTTCACTGGGCCGATAGAAATGCGACAGTGCCATTTACCGCAGCGGTCAGCGCCTGA
- a CDS encoding GNAT family N-acetyltransferase, whose protein sequence is MSWSVQVVIEEVSQNFTVFPKSVEIVLSSGLLRLRPPCIQDGEAISKELSDERVSRYLAALPCPLDDRSLQDYLDFLTGPDQVSRVLEIDGEFAGLISLSTQLTFWVARKYWRLGLASSAVKWAVERHLSSGSSRPLFAEVHASNQGSMRLLEKLGFEKTGQMKSRFSFVTETTEKFVVYDFKSFAD, encoded by the coding sequence GTGTCCTGGAGCGTGCAAGTAGTGATTGAAGAAGTGTCACAAAATTTTACAGTTTTTCCGAAATCTGTTGAAATTGTTCTGAGCAGCGGCCTACTCCGTCTAAGGCCGCCGTGTATCCAGGATGGTGAGGCGATCTCCAAAGAGCTTTCTGACGAACGAGTATCTCGGTACCTCGCCGCATTGCCTTGTCCGTTGGATGACCGGTCGTTGCAGGACTACCTGGATTTTCTGACTGGCCCCGATCAGGTTTCAAGGGTGTTGGAGATTGATGGCGAATTTGCCGGATTGATCTCGCTGTCCACCCAGCTGACATTCTGGGTAGCCCGCAAGTATTGGAGATTGGGGCTGGCAAGCAGCGCGGTGAAGTGGGCTGTCGAGCGCCATCTCAGCAGCGGCTCAAGCCGACCCCTCTTTGCCGAAGTTCATGCTTCAAACCAAGGCTCAATGAGGCTGCTGGAAAAGCTGGGCTTTGAAAAGACTGGCCAAATGAAAAGTAGATTTTCGTTTGTAACGGAGACAACAGAAAAGTTCGTAGTCTACGATTTCAAGAGCTTTGCTGATTGA